The following are from one region of the Oscarella lobularis chromosome 3, ooOscLobu1.1, whole genome shotgun sequence genome:
- the LOC136185311 gene encoding protein PBDC1-like has protein sequence MSDLADELGVEGAAALPHVDASAYVNDANIELAWAVKCYEHAETYFKLLSAVEPSNLRLTSQDKEIRDEFAKRFGDLKIDKINEDELKSKDSKAKWREFCNLFEKSVEEFNFGTLLRLDSSKGYSEENTTIVPRVQFYAIELARNKQGLNDCHYKKA, from the exons ATGAGCGACCTTGCGGACGAATTG GGCGTCGAAGGAGCGGCAGCTTTGCCTCATGTCGATGCTTCGGCATACGTGAACGAC GCTAATATTGAGCTTGCCTGGGCTGTGAAGTGTTACGAGCACGCAGAAACGTACTTTAAG TTGCTTAGCGCCGTCGAACCGTCGAACCTGCGTTTGACAAG CCAGGATAAGGAAATTAGAGATGAATTCGCAAAACGATTCGGAGATCTAAAA ATTGACAAAATCAACGAGGATGAGCTCAAATCCAAAGATTCAAAAGCg AAATGGAGAGAATTTTGCAATCTATTCGAAAAATCCGTAGAAGAATTCAATTTCGGAACTCTTCTCAG ACTCGACTCCAGCAAAGGTTATTCAGAAGAGAATACAACAATAG TGCCTAGGGTCCAGTTCTACGCTATAGAACTCGCCCGAAACAAGCAGGGACTCAATGACTGTCATTATAAGAAAGCTTAG
- the LOC136185304 gene encoding glycerol-3-phosphate acyltransferase 1, mitochondrial-like yields the protein MDEVQLGRLNDVYAKWENRAPDVANGTSRDVAPSSERNPAWKERFAAAAPDRPKRSATKTKSKRKQNALVRNDPFPPITYRVRIPLVTSDTIARAKFSGLCCERCTPLSRNQSCDYEGGYENILQIYLSYDSKFFPCISFCYGRQVPRKHPILNEAVLKATRIEEAVEKEAEENLETIDQIKKRAKKLIDGMASSTSGAIIRLAGFVLFKLFNSVTAGIQVHRGQMEMIKAAADSNVPVVFLPVHRSHFDYSILTFVLFCHNIKPPHIASGDNLQLRGISSILRRLGAFFIRRKLANESGETDKLYKAILQEYMTELLQKNEHMEFYLEGGRSRTGKVLPAKCGLLSMVVNAVASGDVTDVLLVPVSISYDKIPDMGLTSERLGVEKTKESLFSALRGTWSVLRGSFGEIRVNFAQPFSLEEYLDNQRGYFDLDEEGVPRETVFSLGTHVLYTADHSSAIMSPCLVAFLLANKYREGVLVEELRSSFVWLCGELDKRDRPLGFDGPREKAFAHGLSILKPFLDDSENDTIRPRKDVSSLLELTYYSNQVISVFLIDAVIAASIHSLCFSWLVTEALMDSSSAKFLFQTKLLDTAEELCSIFRNEFVFNLPCTMQRTVLADSLERLVSSGILTCTQTSGGSNNWGLDDGEECFAETSYKLVASKENLSYLSFLHGTIGSLVESYWSMACCLPHLIAEPMKEKDFLRYVQTFISKRVEESHCSYAESISLDSLRNSLKYFMQEGVIEMSEVSPTYVVLARPKSPVKFVQNFGSFKATWL from the exons ATGGACGAAGTGCAGCTTGGTCGATTGAACGACGTCTACGCGAAATGGGAAAATCGCGCACCGGACGTCGCAAACGGAACGTCGCGTgacgtcgcgccgtcgaGCGAACGCAATCCGGCGTGGAAAGagcgattcgccgccgccgctcccgATCGTCCGAAGCGaagcgcgacgaaaacgaagtcgaaacgaaagcagAAC GCTCTAGTTCGAAACGATCCTTTTCCACCAATCACCTATCGCGTCAGGATTCCGCTTGTTACGTCAGACACGATAGCGCGAGCGAAATTCAGCGGGCTTTGCTGTGAACGATGCACGCCACTGAGCAga AATCAGTCTTGTGATTATGAAGGCGGCTACGAGAATATTCTTCAGATTTATTTATCATACGA TAGCAAATTTTTCCCTTGCATCTCTTTCTGCTACGGAAGACAAGTTCCCCGGAAGCATCCAATTCTAAATGAAGCAGTCCTCAAGGCAACCAG AATTGAAGAGGCTGTTGAGAAGGAAGCTGAGGAAAATCTAGAAACAATAGACCAGATTAAAA AACGAGCTAAGAAGTTAATTGATGGCATGGCCAGTTCAACAAGTGGCGCAATCATCAG ATTGGCTGGTTTTGTATTATTTAAACTTTTCAATTCGGTCACAGCGGGGATTCAAGTTCACAGAGGACAGATGGAGATGATAAAAGCGGCGGCTGAC AGTAATGTtcccgtcgtttttcttcctgtACATCGGAGCCACTTTGACTACAGCATTCTTACGTTTGTCCTATTCTGCCACAACATCAAA CCGCCTCATATTGCTTCAGGAG ATAATCTTCAGCTGCGTGGAATAAG TTCAATTCTACGCAGACTTGGCGCTTTCTTCATAAGACGAAAACTGGCCAATGAGAGCGGCGAGACAGACAAACTATACAAAGCAATTCTCCAAGAA TATATGACAGAACTGCTACAGAAAAATGAACACATGGAATTTTATTTGG AGGGAGGCCGAAGTAGAACTGGAAAAGTTCTTCCGGCTAAATGTGGCCTTTTGTCTATGGTTGTCAATGCCGTTGCTAGCG gtgacgtcactgacgtCTTATTGGTTCCCGTTAGCATTTCATACGACAAG ATTCCTGATATGGGGTTGACCAGCGAACGGCTTGGAGTCGAAAAAACCAAAGAGTCCTTGTTCTCCGCTTTGAGAGGAACATGGAGCGTTCTACGAGGCTCATTTGGCGAGATTCGAGTCAATTTCGCTCAGCCATTCTCTCTTGAA GAGTATCTCGATAACCAACGCGGCTATTTTGATTTGGATGAGGAAGGGGTACCGCGAGAGACCGTTTTCTCATTGGGAACGCACGTTCTCTACA ctGCTGATCATTCTTCGGCGATAATGAGCCCGTGTCTGGttgcttttcttctcgctAATAAATACAGAGAA GGAGTTTTAGTGGAAGAGTTGCGGTCTTCTTTTGTTTGGTTATGCGGCGAATTGGATAAAAGAGACAG ACCCCTTGGGTTTGATGGTCCTCGCGAAAAGGCGTTCGCTCACGGTTTGAGCATTTTGAAGCCGTTTTTAGATGACAGCGAGAACGATACGATTCGTCCTAGAAAGGACGTATCTAGCTTGCTAGAATTGACCTACTATAGCAACCAG GTCATTTCGGTTTTCCTGATTGACGCAGTCATAG CTGCTTCTATTCATTCTCTGTGCTTTTCTTGGCTCGTCACAGAAGCTCTAATGGATTCCTCTAGCGCTAAGTTTCTATTTCAAACTAAG TTGTTAGACACGGCAGAAGAGCTTTGCAGTATATTTCGGAACGAATTCGTTTTTAATTTG CCTTGCACAATGCAGCGCACCGTACTCGCAGATTCTTTAGAACGTTTGGTTAGTTCTGGCATACTAACGTGCACTCAGACTTCA GGAGGTAGCAATAATTGGGGCTTGGACGATGGGGAAGAATGTTTCGCTGAGACGTCCTATAAA TTGGTAGCTTCGAAGGAGAATCTTTCTTAtctttcctttctccatGGGACTATTGGATCTCTGGTGGAATCCTATTGGTCGATGGCTTGTTGCCTGCCACACTTGATAGCAGAACCAATGAAAG AAAAAGACTTTTTGCGCTACGTTCAGACGTTTATTAGCAAAAGAGTAGAAGAGAGTCATTGTAGCTACG CTGAGTCAATTTCTTTGGATTCGCTGCGAAATTCCCTCAAGTATTTCATGCAGGAAGGTGTCATTGAAATGAGTGAAGTAAGCCCTACGTACGTTGTTCTGGCACGCCCCAAAAGTCCCGTTAAATTCGTTCAAAATTTTGGTTCGTTCAAAGCCACTTGGCTCTAA
- the LOC136184353 gene encoding uncharacterized protein has translation MALKSSSTPLDVVDRVILVIGKTGHGKSTLANYIVGEKKFRATEGPDQGTPACSHWECSIELVRDGKPVACRVKVIDTPGYMHEETESRCRDQLKGVKEYIQKHAPLGVNTVLIAWKTERMTKTLRKSLKLMKSDMKLDTTCFAIALTNCDGYSDEERQSTIDTFFNHEKLRNVSSLIKRNEEGGKRRYITVGFQDTKKLKEEMKKPFEEENAKEQDELRKFLLLNEHFREKKLKHEIFSLPFWERIRDWLHHIFS, from the coding sequence ATGGCGTTGAAGTCCAGTTCCACTCcacttgacgtcgtcgatcgtgtAATCCTAGTGATTGGTAAAACCGGTCACGGAAAATCGACACTTGCCAATTATATCGTaggcgaaaagaaattcCGTGCAACAGAAGGTCCAGACCAAGGCACGCCTGCTTGTTCTCATTGGGAATGTTCTATTGAACTTGTCCGAGACGGCAAGCCCGTAGCGTGCAGGGTAAAAGTAATTGACACGCCAGGATATATGCATGAGGAAACTGAAAGCCGCTGCCGTGACCAGCTGAAAGGCGTAAAAGAATATATTCAAAAGCACGCTCCTCTTGGTGTCAACACTGTGCTTATAGCTTGGAAAACAGAACGCATGACAAAGACTCTTAGAAAAAGTCTAAAACTAATGAAAAGTGACATGAAACTTGATACAACTTGCTTCGCAATAGCATTGACGAATTGTGATGGTTACTCCGATGAAGAGCGCCAAAGCACAATCGACACTTTCTTTAACCACGAAAAACTTCGAAACGTTTCTAGTCTCatcaaaagaaatgaagaggGAGGGAAACGTCGTTACATTACAGTTGGCTTTCAAGACaccaaaaaattgaaggaggaaatgaaaaaaccGTTCGAGGAAGAAAATGCCAAAGAACAAGATGAGCTTCGCAAATTTTTGCTTCTAAACGAACAttttagagaaaagaaactaaAGCATGAAATCTTTAGTCTGCCTTTTTGGGAACGTATTCGTGATTGGCTGCATcacattttttcttag
- the LOC136185220 gene encoding probable small nuclear ribonucleoprotein G has translation MSGKAHPPELKKYMDHRIFLKLNGNRHVSGVLRGFDPFMNIVLDDAVEEVSDKEKNGIGSVVIRGNSIVMVNALERI, from the exons ATGAGCGGCAAAGCGCACCCACCCGAGCTAAAAAA GTACATGGATCATAGGATTTTTC TAAAACTGAACGGAAATCGACACGTGTCAGGTGTCCTGCGCGGATTCGACCCGTTCATGAACATAGTGCTGGACGACGCCGTGGAAGAAGTGTCTGAtaaggagaaaaacggcaTTGGGTCTGTG gtcaTCAGGGGAAATAGCATCGTTATGGTGAATGCCCTGGAAAGAATTTGA
- the LOC136185219 gene encoding coiled-coil domain-containing protein R3HCC1L-like: MAKAGKDDDLRVVRVKFEHLEQIAEKLKNEKAEVSRRKDKKTDRTVDEWDSLWDDNGECLDESLLSELDEKLKISESVIKVPRQDFANVVGPEADDDEHGHLLEVFDFAPSLKSEDILLTFSEYRSQGLDITWVDDTHCLLIFPNRALAKQALREPIAFMKARPFSLASQKAKTKAELNGYYLNRPMCMKRPEKTAASARRLVAGALGIRISVPKETLEKEKQTLKEAKEKKMEKKRLQAEAVRAHCRRSRGKELMFFVLLASVLCLCTVLGIVRWKKRQPGASEAERNVVLDAEMKQVRFRQQLKMFFDARKWRQSKQTSLV, translated from the exons ATGGCGAAAGCAGGAAAAGATGACGATTTGAGGGTTGTCAGGGTAAAATTTGAGCATCTCGAACAAATCGCGGAGAAGttgaaaaacgagaaagcgGAAGTAAGCAGGAGAAAAGATAAAAAGACCGACAG GACTGTAGATGAATGGGACAGTTTATGGGATGACAATGGAGAGTGCTTGGACGAGTCACTCCTGTCTGAG ctGGATGAGAAACTGAAAATAAGCGAGTCCGTTATTAAAGTCCCACGTCAGGATTTTGCCAACGTAGTTGGTCCTGAAGCAGACGATGATG AACACGGGCACCTTCTTGAAGTTTTTGACTTCGCGCCTAGTTTAAAATCAGAGGATATTCTGCTTACATTTAGTGAATACCG ATCCCAAGGATTGGATATCACATGGGTAGACGATACTCATTGTCTTCTAATTTTTCCAAACAGAGCGTTAG CTAAACAGGCTTTGAGGGAACCTATTGCTTTTATGAAAGCTCGGCCATTTAGTTTGGCTTCGCAGAAGGCCAAAACGAAAGCAGAATTAAATGGAT atTATCTAAATCGTCCTATGTGCATGAAGAGGCCTGAGAAGACGGCTGCGTCTGCGCGACGACTCGTTGCTGGCGCTTTGGGAATTCGTATATCTGTACCCAAGGAAACgctggaaaaggaaaagcagACACTGAAAGAAGCCAAAG agaaaaagatgGAAAAGAAGCGACTGCAGGCAGAAGC TGTGCGTGCGCACTGCAGACGATCACGTGGAAAAGAGTTGATGTTCTTCGTCCTTCTGGCTTCAGTTCTTTGTCTCTGTACAGTTCTGGGGATTGTTCGGTGGAAAAAAAG ACAGCCTGGGGCGAGTGAGGCTGAGCGTAACGTCGTTCTCGATGCTGAAATGAAGCAAGTTCGGTTTAGGCAGCAGCTGAAAATGTTTTTTGACG CTCGAAAATGGCGCCAGTCGAAGCAAACGAGTCTAGTGTGA
- the LOC136185211 gene encoding uncharacterized protein: protein MESTLQDLPDEIILFILSFLDSTSDLLSVSQTCKQLYDIACDNALWFPILKSRVSIQRVQSVRFKGLIAADGTVTMIAPSDEDDKKEAESRKFSPWNSFLFGKLIMMRMAHTMSAKSALEIMYSLKKKRDVNIWNDIAGDLQSSLQCEFRTAETRNLVCASLNTVVRRLLHLEDPWLTWPESNTELFCAMLTCVQRKVLFYKLVEAASVNAFSFHGFKTRITTIHLLQYRQGVVPNSKPKSPNLCSVCGKKIIHSNRCSADPAIEDIKHYVQDKVIKCFVLWLKYYPEQFYGKSKQSKAFLDVLHQPWWLEEIRKKIKDLIKAIKFLAAKPLPTPPNAVSSDFEQLFDKVQRSKQLAIQLTKDDTDMYRSVPSHEIQSAALLAASGCCFSLILDRSPWLRQVVNRGRCLTEFVVKTTRTIEKKGKQVAFLRHCIQICDDLYQLKNYASLRAIITAIRASVVDPQTTVSWKSFSYRDCKSFAELEKAVLPVEGSEPSSTKTSDLNQIQYLPTLINAQRTSEPTETPPNQPKSPPPRYAPASIVGIPAQQLISSSGTRALFPLRPLERHIKAAKVLVSIKPDPSL, encoded by the exons ATGGAATCAACGCTTCAGGATCTGCCAGATGAAATTATCCTATTCATTCTGTCATTTCTCGACAGTACTTCCG ATCTGCTATCCGTCAGTCAAACGTGCAAGCAACTCTACGATATTGCATGTGATAATGCGCTATGGTTCCCTATACTCAAAAGTCGGGTATCAATTCAAAGAGTTCAA AGCGTGCGATTTAAAGGACTAATAGCTGCTGACGGTACCGTGACGATGATAGCTCCgtcagacgaagacgataaaAAAGAAGCGGAAAGTAGAAAATTTTCACCTTGGAATTCATTCCTCTTTGGCAAATTGATAATGATGCGAATGGCTCACACGATGAGTGCCAAGTCGGCCTTAGAAATCATGTACTCCCTCAAAAAGAAG AGAGACGTCAATATTTGGAATGACATTGCAGGGGATCTTCAATCAAGTTTACAATGTGAG TTTCGGACGGCTGAAACTCGAAATCTGGTGTGTGCTTCACTGAATACGGTTGtgcgtcgtcttctgcaTTTGGAAGATCCGTGGCTTACTTGGCCAGAGAGCAATACGGAGTTATTTTGCGCCATGCTCACCTGCGTTCAACGAAAAGTTCTCTTCTACAAATTGGTCGAAGCCGCGTCCGTGAACGCATTTTCATTCCACGGATTCAAAACGAGAATTACGACGATTCATTTACTGCAGTATCGACAGGGAGTTGTGCCCAATTCTAAGCCAAAATCACCAAACCTGTGCTCCGTTTGCGGCAAGAAAATCATCCATTCAAACAGATGTTCAGCCGATCCAGCCATTGAAGACATCAAGCACTACGTGCAAGACAAAGTCATCAAG TGTTTTGTGCTCTGGTTGAAATATTACCCTGAGCAATTCTACGGCAAATCGAAGCAATCAAAAGCCTTTCTCGACGTTCTGCATCAGCCGTGGTGGCTCGAGGAAatcagaaagaaaatcaaagatctAATCAAAGCAATCAAATTCTTAGCAGCAAAGCCTTTACCG ACCCCTCCAAACGCGGTTTCGAGCGATTTCGAGCAACTATTTGACAAAGTTCAACGCTCTAAGCAACTAGCAATCCA GCTTACCAAAGACGATACTGATATGTATCGTTCCGTTCCTTCTCACGAAATCCAATCAGCCGCTCTATTAGCCGCTTCTGGTTGCTGCTTTTCCCTCATATTAGACAGAAGCCCGTGGCTGAGACAAGTCGTAAATCGCGGTCGATGTTTGACCGAATTCGTCGTGAAGACGACTCGGACAATAGAGAAAAAGGGCAAGCAG gtcgcttttcttcgacACTGTATTCAAATCTGCGACGATTTGTATCAGCTGAAGAACTACGCGTCGCTGAGAGCAATTATTACAGCCATACGAGCCAGCGTTGTCGATCCACAGACAACGGTATCGTGGAAA TCCTTCAGCTACAGAGACTGCAAATCATTTGCCGAATTAGAGAAAGCAGTGCTGCCAGTAGAAGGAAGCGAGCCCAGTAGcacaaa GACCTCGGATTTAAACCAAATTCAGTACCTACCAACTCTTATCAACGCTCAACGCACCTCTGAACCAACCGAAACGCCGCCCAATCAACCCAAAAGCCCGCCACCGCGATACGCACCCGCCAGCATAGTCGGTATCCCCGCTCAACAGCTCATCTCCTCAAGCGGAACGCGAGCTCTATTTCCCCTACGTCCCCTCGAGCGTCACATCAAAGCGGCCAAAGTTCTCGTCAGTATAAAACCAGACCCGTCCTTATAG